The region AGGCCGATTACGACGCTGAACGCAACGGCCCCGACGGCACGGGCAACGCCAAGCTCGAGGCCGAGGATTCTCGCAGTCAGGATAATCGCCAGGACATTGATTGCCGGCCCTGAGTACAGAAAGGCCGAGGCCGGGCCGAGCCCTGCGCCCATGCGGTAGATCCCGGCGAACAGCGGAAGCACCGTACACGAGCAGACCGCAAGAATCGTGCCGGAAACGCTCGCCACACCATACGCGAGCACCTTGTTCGCGCGGGGCCCCAGATACTTCATGACCGATGCCTGGCTGATGAAGACGCCGATGGCCCCGGCAATGAAAAAGGCAGGCACCAGGCAAAGAAGCACATGCTCGCGAGCGTACCACTTGGCCAGATGCAAAGCCTCGCTGATGCCGCCGTTGAACCGCGGCCATTCGACCGGCAGGTAGAAGAACACGAGAAAGACCACAACCATGGCCAGCAACTTCTTCCATTCGGTCTTCCAGTCCATTGATCACTCCGGCGTTCGACGCTGGACACCCCGCCAGCAGGGACGCATTTCCATGGCTATCAGAATGCGTGGCTCTGTCGGCCGCCCACGCTTCAGCTTATTGCTATATGGCCATCCCGCCATAAAGGTCTCAAAAAGAGAGACGGCCATTCACGAACCGAGTGCGGCCGCCTGCGCCTTGAGGTTCTCTTTCAAAACTGCCTCGATGCACCGCCAGAAGCCTTCCAGGCATTTGACCCTCGGGCGGTAGAAGATCGTGGAACCCTCCTTACGGTCATCCACCAGTCCGGCCTGTTTGAGGACGGCCAAGTGCTTGGAGATCGTGGACTGGTCCGCGCCTACCAGCTCCGTTAGTTCGCAGACGCACCATTCCCGGTCCTGAAGTGCTTCCAGGATCAGCAGGCGACTCGGGTGGCCCATCGCCTTGGCCACCCTCGCCCGCGCCTCATAAAAGTGAGCTGGTC is a window of Phycisphaerae bacterium DNA encoding:
- a CDS encoding winged helix-turn-helix transcriptional regulator — its product is MDRRPAHFYEARARVAKAMGHPSRLLILEALQDREWCVCELTELVGADQSTISKHLAVLKQAGLVDDRKEGSTIFYRPRVKCLEGFWRCIEAVLKENLKAQAAALGS